The Osmerus eperlanus chromosome 20, fOsmEpe2.1, whole genome shotgun sequence DNA segment ATATCGTTCTGTCATGGTTAATCCTGTCGAAATCACTGTCTTTCtcgttcttcctctccttctctcaggtgAGCCATCACCCACCTGTTTCTGCATGTCACTGTGATTCTAAGAACTTCACCTTCTGGCAAGGTGAGACTGAGCAATGTCATGTTTATGATAAGCAGCTGCTAACCAGGCCTGGACTCTAGCATGACTCACAGTGCAGTCAGATTCAATCAGTTCTTCCgagggtgtgtgttcatgcctgCTTGTGTAATACACCCGCCTCAACCTTGCTGTCTTGCCTTTTGTCTCTCAGATGTCCGATGGAAAAATAAATTCTGGGGGAAGTCCATGGAAATCGTTCCCATAGGAACCACCCATGTCACCTTACCTGCGtaagtgttttttgtgtgtgtgtgtgtgtgtgtgtgtgcggtgcgtgtgtgcgaggtAAAAGAATAGTGTGTTTTTGGTTCTCCTCAGGTTCAAGGACCACTATGAGTGGAACAAAGTGACTTCCTGTATCCACAACATCCTGAGCGGCCAGCGCTGATCGAACACTACGGAGAGATGTCAATCAAAAACATAGACAATGACGTTTGCCAGTGCAAAATCACCTTTGTCAAGGTAAGTCAGAACGAGAGGGCACTTCATGTTGTGTCTGTTGCGGTTCTTTCCGTCAGGGCTTGATGTACTAGTCAGCCAACCAGCACCATCTGCTGGGAACCAAGGGAATTGGTTCTGGTAAAAACTAATCTAGAAAAGATAGCAGAAACTGGGAAATTAATTAAAAGATATTGGTGTTTGGAATAAATAAACTTTAAGTAACAACACAGATGTGAAACCAGCACAGTCGAGACACTATAAAACATTGAAAATCTCTTGATCATAGAAACAGCAAACAGGGTTCATAAGGGACTTCACTACATGACATAATCACATGTAAGCATGACTGTTTATGAATAGATCAAGGACATGTATTTGATAATAAAGATACCTATCATGACTGATagttacatgacagtgcttaagTGTAATCTATAAATATTAACGGATGGACGTCTCCTGTGTTCATGTTACACAAGGTCAAGGAAAACCTCTCAACTTCTCAATATCAACAATTGCATATAAACCTTGCAGGTTCCAGGCGTTAGATGCCGTCTATGTTGGTCATGTGGCTCTCAGGAAACTCAATGTTGATCTTaataaatgttttcattttggagtaatttgttgtttttttcgatTCAAAGGCAAGATCTTGGAACTCCATAGTGAACGAGATAGAAGGCGTGGTCACGGACAAAGAGGGGCGTGTCCTTCATACCTTATTTGAAAGTGGCATGAGGGCGTGTACCAAGGGGCCCCTCCTTCTGCAACCTGCATTTGGAGAGCAAGTGAGTGATTGCACCCTGGAATTGTCATTCATACCAAGGCACCAAGGCCAGTGATGTGACAGTGATAAGTTGTGGTAATATGAGATTAAGTTGTCATTATTGTTAACTgtgaagtgcatgtgtgtgtagaccctATGCCAGTGAACCAGGAGCAGTACTATGGCTTCACCCAGTTTGCAGTTGAGCTGAATGAGCTGGAACCTGCTGTAAAAGCTCTGCTGCCCCCCACTGACACACGCTTCCGCCTCgaccagaggtacacacacatcctctgtctctctctccctgtctgtctctctctgtccttgtctgtctctctctctgtctgtctctctctctgtgtctctctctttctccctgtctgtctctctctctccctgtctgtctttatctccctgtctccctgtctgtctctctgtccttgtctctctctctctctctctctctctctctctctctctctctctctctctctctctctctctctctctctctctctctgtgtctctctctgtccttgtctgtctctctctccttgtctgtctgtctgtctctgtccttgtctgtctgtctctccctgtctgtccttgtctgtctgtctctctccctgtctgtctctctctccctgtctgtctctctgtccctgtctgtctctctccctgtctctgcttcTCACCTCTCACTCTCATCTCTCACTCTGCACCCTCATCTGTTACGAGGCACTCATTTatacgtgtctctctctctctctctctcaggtgtctggaggaggggaacgTGGATGGAGCCGAGGAGCAGAAGCAGAGGATCGAGcagctccagagagagaggagaaaggtgcTACAGGACAACAACATGACGCATCAGCCACGCTTCTTCAAGTAGGTCACGgctccatgtctgtgtgtttgtgctgagagagagagagagagagagagagagagagagagagagagagagagagagagagagagagagagagagagagagagagagagagagagagagagagagagagagagagagagagagagagagagagagagagagagagagagagagagagagagagagagagagagagagagagagagagagagagagagagagagagagagagagagagagagagagagagagagagagagagagagagagagagagagagagagagacagccattgtgtgtgtgtttagagaggGGCGAGCATAATGTCATGTGCATGACAAACAGTTAGTGTCACATGTTAATATCTGGCTACATCAATGCAGCCTAGTGCATGGCTGTGTTCTGTAGCTGGTTTCTTAACCACTGGCACAAGTATTACTGAATGATGTGAGAATCTGGCTGTGTTAAAACgtattgtgtttttgttattttgaCAGGAAATCCAAGGATGACACATGGGTGAGCACCAACACGTACTGGGAGAAGCGGAAGGACCCAGGCTTCTCCAAGGTGGACTTCCCTGTGTTGTGGTGACCTCACACCCATGAGCACCGCCCCACCTTATACCGCTTCTCAAAACCCAGGCCTGCGCCTGTGGACTGCTACTATCCAATCTGACCCAATGGTCAACGGCTGCCCTGTGTCAGGGTAACCTAGGCCAAAAATGGACCTACTTCCTGTTTCAGGGTTGAGTGGATCTCCTTAAAGCTAAGAGGAGGACTTTTTCATTATGTTGTTGCTTAGCTTTCGGGGGtcttttttatttcattcttTAACACATTCTTTGTGTTATCATTGTATGTAGTGTTTACTTTCATTTTCTTCTTCGCTGATTTAAATGTTGTCATATCATATGTTCTGATGCAGTCCAGACACCCATGTGCCTTGTTATATAGAGTACTATACTCAGAAATCAGTAGTAGCAAAATATGCTAGCACACTGTTATTTCCAGATGTCAACTTTTTATTATTTCTAAGTGCCTTGGGGCACTTTTATGATATGATGTCATGTCAAGCCTGTTCCTGTGTGATCCATGTGGACGTACACACGGTTCTGAGTGGACACTCTTTTATGCTGTCACAATCCAGAATGTCTTAATCCTAGTCTCACCACAGTGTGACGGGATTCTAAGACGTCTAAGAAGTATGCTGCCTTGTTGAGATCAGTCATTATGAATGTCGCTGAAGAATATAGCAATAATACTGTGTCTAAAATAAAGATAGGCAATGCAAAGTAAAACCGTttaatttctgtgtgtgtagttcatcAAACTGATTGTTGGGTATATTTGAATGCATGTTTTGTGTATACAAAAGAGCAGACATGAGATAATTAGGCACGTACCACTTTTGGTTAGTTAGTAGTTCAGTTCTAGGGTATGTTGAGCAAGGTATGGACAAGGTGTGGTGACTGGTGAAACCTTAAATTTAGTTAAatttagtgggggggggggggtttatatATGTGACTAGTCATTCTGCGGATGATGTAAATACGATTTAAATGTAGAAATCAATGGAGGGACAAGTCTGTTCTTGTTATGtataacataaacacacacgcacacaccccactcATATGATAGTAATTACCTCGCTATTGTGTGGGGGCGTGGCACCAGAGACGAGAGCCAGTCGCTTTCGAAGTGTCAGCCCACAATGTGACTGACAGCTATTTTCACCAATTGATCTACTGGACAAACGGAAAATACCCAATCAGATTGATGCCTCGTGGATGTGTCTTCAATGGATTTTCCAAGCGAAAACATCCACTGGACTCTATAAAAGTTGACATCAGAGTCAAAGTTAAGCCTAGTAATCTTCAGTGGCAGTGGAGACCAGTCTTCAAGCATAATCGAATAAACGGGTTTGTTGAAAAACATTGGGTCAGAACAATAAGGGCGGATTCGTCATTTGGATGCAGGGGAAACCGAAGTGCGCGGTCTGTTAATGCGAATGACTTTTTGATCAAGATTTATTGACAGGTACAGTGACAAAAAAGGCtgatacatttaatttggttttGGGTATAATATTTTTGTTATTTATCTCTATGGCATAATATAAATGGTATCTTTTTATAGCGCGTGTAGCCTATTTGGCACAGGTCAGTTATTTATCTCATTTTAATATTGTAATGAAATCCATTTTCATGTCAGCTCAAAGAAGACTATGCCCAGCGTTGTAGTATTACATAGTTGCTTGTTCATGAGATTCATGATTCTGTTTATGTACTTTGGGGGCTATATAATGAGTTAGTCGAGTCATTATACACAGCGCAAAGTCTACTTAATGACCTACGCCTTAAGCACGCAGGGTCTCGAGTAGCCAACCAATCCGTTGCCCCGGAAAGGGGGGCAACGGCTACCGGGAAATCATGAATATTACATTACCTGTCACAAATATTAAAGCCCGCTTTTTATGGTTTGTTTAAAATTACAGAGGTAACATTTTCCTTTGTGGATGACAATATTATGCTGTTTGGGTTAGAAAGCGGAGATCTAAAGACATCTTAATCAATTGACATTTCCCAATTTGGTTTTGGTAGGTAGGCTGTAACtgagatacagttaggtccataaatatttggacattgacacaattttcatcattttggctctgtataccaccacaatggatttgaaatgaaacaatcaagatgtgcagactttaagtgcagactttcagctttaatttcagggtttttacatccaaatcaggtgaacggtgtaggaattacaacacattttatatgtggccccccctttttaagggaccaaaaataattggacaaactaacataatcataaatctaattgtcacttttaatacttggttgcaaatcctttgcagtcaatgacagctgaagtctggaacccatagacatcaccagacgctgggtttcgtccctggtgatgctctgccaggcctctactgccactgtcttcagttcctgcttgttcttggggcattttcccttcagttttgtctttagcaagtgaaatgcatgctcaattggatttaggtcaggtgattgacttggccattgcagaacattccacttctttgccttaaaaaactctttggttgctttcgcagtatgcttcgggtcattgtccatctgcactgtgaagcgccgtcctatgagttctgaagcatttggctgaatctgagcagataatattgccaaaaacacttcagaattcatcctactgcttttgtcagcagtcacatcatcgataaatacaagggaaccagttccattggcagccatacatgcccacgccataacactacctccaccatgcttcactgatgaggtggtatgctttggatcatgagcagttccttcccttctccatactcatctcttcccatcattctggtacaagttgatcttggtctcatctgtccataggatgttgttccagaactgtacaggctcttttagatgttttttggcaaactctaatctggtcttcctgtttttgagactcaccaatggtttacatcttgtggtgaaccctctgtatttactctggtgaagtcttctcttaatttttgactttgacacagatacgcctacctcctggagagtgttcttgatctggccaactgttgtgaaggggtttttcttcaccagggaaagaattcttctgtcatccaccacagttgttttccgtggtcttccgggtcttttggtgttgctgagctcaccagtgcgttctttctttttaagaatgtaccaaacagttgatttggccacacctaatgtttttgctatctctctgataggtttgttttgatttttcagcctaacgatggcttgcttcactgatggtgacagctctttggacttcatattgagagttgacagcaacagattccaaacacaaataccatacttgaaatgaactctagaccttttatctgctccttgtcaatgaaataacgaactcccatgagggaataacatacacctggccatggaacagctgagcagccaattgtccaattacttttggtcccttaaaaaggggggggcacatataaaatgtattgtaattcctacaccgttcacctgatttggatgtaaataccctgaaattaaagctgaaagtctgcacttaaagcacatcttgattgtttcatttcaaatccattgtggtggtatacagagccaaaatgatgaaaattgtgtcaatgtccaaatatttatggacctaactgtatatagggAGAAAGCACACGTCCTTTTAGAGGGTGAGTTGGAAAGGGAGGGTAGagtgtgtaggcctacactcCTTACTCTAAAACTGTATGACACTGGGTACTTTTTATCTATCTTTATGTGCCTTCCCTAACTTTTTTTTCTACATCCTGACTGATTCTTTTTGTGCATTGTGTATTGTTTTAACTTATTTTCTCCCTTGGCCCTTTacctttctctctgtatttATTCCACATGTTTAATCTCTTGTTCGCCTATTTACTTATAGCATTCCACATCCTCAGTTGCATAGCacgctccccctctccatctcttcatctgaTTAAGTGTCGTCATTACTCTGCTTGATAGCTTTAAATATTTATGGCATGACAACTGAGCTGCACGAATTTGGATGTGGTTGCTCTTAACTGGCCACAGCAGGGGACTTCTCCCATTCTCAGTGAGTCAACCActgaggcaagtagagtgaggtgccttgcccaaagatacaacgtcatttgcctggtagggaatcgaaccggcaaccacTGCTCTGGGCCAGGCCACAGTGGTGTCGGGTGGCACATCCACACGTACATGGAGTTAGTCTGAGCACATGCAAGCTAGCATACTGGAAGACTTGGAGGGGAAACTGGGGGAAGTTTCAtggaaagcccccccccccccccccccatttaatTTAATCAGTagtgtgattttttttctttcaaaattCTAGGTACGTGGAGGGATTTCAAGTTCACATAAAAACATTTAAACACAAAGGAATTTAAAGACTGAGCAGTATACACACATATTAACATTCCAGCAGATGAACAGGGATAAATGACAAATGTCTCCTTTTCCACAGGCATTGGCTCCACTTCCCCTAATTGGGTTATGTTTGCCAAGGCAACAGCAAACTTTGTACGCCAGATCGATCCGGACGGAACCCTGATCAATGTCTCTCGCCTTAATGACTCAGACAAGCTGGTTCCCACTGCGCTGGTTGTCAAGCGCAACCGATTCTGGTTCTGGCAGAGACCCAAATACCAGCCCTCTGACTTTACCCTTGGTCACCTGCTGCTAGGAGACACACCCCTCTGTCcaggtgaacacacacgtgtaaacacacacatacactcacacacttacaagCCAATGTCAGTTGACCAAGTTTCTGTGTGCGTTGTCTCTAAGTTGTGTCGGAGTCAGAGTTTCTCACCTACGAGGGGAAGTTTGGGGACACGCTAAGCAGCAAGCTGGATGCCAAGGCAGGAAACCTCAGTGTGAACCTGGAGGGCCGGGGCACCACTAAGCTCCAATCATCATTCGGTAAactgaggaaacaggaagtagacgTTATGAAACTGCTGCAGGACTCCAACGAAAGGTGGATGAGCAACTGATCACTGTACAGACTTCACCCTCAAACATTACTAacacactccttctctctctcactaaccTTCACCATCCAGGATAGTCAGGAAGAACCAATTATATATTTTCAATGCCAtttgccccgccccccccccccccccctacccccaggATGTTGGACATGCAGCATGTGCTGGTGCAGCAgatggagaagagagcagaggtgtTTGCGGTGCTGAAGGAGAGGATCCTCACCACCACGGCCTGCAGTatcacagagacacaccaggGGCAGAGCTCCTGCGCTGGCATCCTGGAAGTGCTGGGCAACCCTGTGGAGGTCTGTGTTTTTagtgtgtggcctgttttaacgTTTGTCAAGTTGACTTCCTTATTTTATTGGCTGATTAtgcaatatatgtgtgtgtgtgtgtgtgtcacaggtgtgtgtgaaggagaatgGCAATGTTCAGGTGGACAGCGACGTTGCATTAGAGATTCCCCCTCACACTGTCATCGCGTACAGCCTCATAGAGCTGGAGGTCAAGAAGAGTGGGAactatggtgagtgtgtgtgtgtgtgtgtgtgtgtgtgtgtgtgtgtgtgtgtgtgtgtgtagaggtagacctggctgattgtgtgtgtgttacagatgtGTAAtgccactgtgtgtttgtgtgttctcagAGCTTTGTTTACAGCCAGATACTCTtggagggtttgaggcagaCTCTGCGAGGTCCTCTCCATCCCAGGCTTCTATTGACACTCTCTGCATGGTGGACGGAGGACAGGGGATGGAGGATATGACTGTTGGGAGAGCTGCGCTTAGCTCGCTGCAGAAAGGCAATAGCTCTTATTCACTGCTGCTGATTTGCCATAGTGGTTATTTTACACACTAATGAAGCCTTGTAGATTAGGTCTGCCTCACTTTGGtgtcattttagtttttttgtacctgtgtatatgtgtctgtgagtatgtgtgtgtgtgtatgcgtctgcTTGTGtaagtgtaggtgtgtgtgtgtgtgaagatatGTGCTTGAAAACTATTTCGAAACATCCATTCattcttcctctttttcttttgtcttttaGTTTCTCATTGTGATATAAAGTGTATTGTACACAGCGAACGTTGCCTTATTTGAGCGGAGGGCCATTCCTTTACGCTCACTCTCTgtttcttctgtctctcctctccagacttACTGAGTTTGGACGTCCATCTGCGTCCGTTCCTGGCGCTACCAGAGAACACTCGGTCTGCACTGTACCAGAGGCTCTGTGAGGTCATGATGGACAGAACTACACTCACAGATCTAGAACAGTTGGTAAGAGACCAGGGGTAAATAGAGAAGTATATAATACGCTAGGTAAAGCACACAGCCCCAGAGGGGAACCATGTGCGGCCGCAGGATCTCTTTCTGTTCTTCAGATTAGAGATCCTCTTCggatcctctgctctctctcctctcccctccccccccccccccctcacatacacacaaatgcacaaacgCTTTCCCTCTTTGTCTTTCAGCTGGATGGCTGGTGTAGAGATGAGATACATGAGGTTCCAGTTCGATGGAACAAGTCTGCCCGCACCCTAGTGGACCTTCTACGCCAAGGTGTAGCCTATCAAACTCCGAATACCATTTCGagcctgccccctctcctgatCGCCGCCCACCTGCTGGTCAGCGCCTTGGAGGGTGAGACATCTACaatcgtgtgtgtgcatgtgtggagcGAGGCATCTTTATGTGAGAcaaactttgtgtgtgttcttgcagCTTTGCCTGATGATTCTCTAAGTCTTCTGGTAGAATGTAGCCATGACGACTTGGAAGCGCTCAATACCTTGGTCAGTCTTACTGTTATCATCATTCTCACTCACTATCCActatccaccccccaccccccccaccccccagcccacacacacctcactccttTTCTGTCCAATGTCTTTATATTGAAGATGTCTTGTGTACGAAACCTTTATCTCCAATAGGTGACCAGGCTGAAGATGAACCGTCAGGCCCTCCCACACGagtcctcgctcctcctccggCACAATGACACAGAAGAACACTGGGCAGAACAGCTCAGCTCGTCATGTGTGATACTGAGGAAAGAGATTGACGGCCTGTGGGCAGATATACAAAGTCAACCAGGAAGTCTTCCATTggtcctgtgtgtttctgtgcacgGACTTACTTCTCTGGGTGCTGGgaggatgtagagagagagagggactagtGTAGGCTATCAACCCAGTTTAACTAAACTGATCCTAATAATGATTAGAATTGGGGTGCTAGATTTGGTCATGAGAATGACCCAGGACAACACATGATAGCTCTTCACAAGAACGCTGGTAGGGCTTGTTCTGCTATGTTATTACAGTATTACATGTGACAATGATGGCACAGCGCACATAATGAAGAAGAGACTAATTTAAAAAGAACGTCCAGAATTTCTAATACAGGAGGGTGTAGCTCGGTTAGAGCACTTTACTGTAGACCATGAGGTCGCTATACTCATTTGCAATAaaggtgtctgctaaatgaataggcCTGAATAGCCTCTGCTCTTTACTTTTGCTGATCTAAATTGTCATTCTCAGCAGTTTCTTTAATGCATGTACATCGTAGGATACTGCGTTTACATCAGCCTTTCACGCTTTCAgctaccaaatctcacgccaaggtttttggaaaagttggcagccctgggcTATTGTGGTTGTGGAATCGATGATTCAAGTAATTTACTACTGTCGAGAAGAGCGCCAAAACGTACAGACAGTGATATTCAAAGTGTAACACAGGTACTTTTGTCTATGGGGACTTGAGATGCAAAGACTCCTGGGTAGGAgaagagctagctagcaaaaagaAGAAGCTGACTTCATTGATCGCTGTAGAAGCTAACATTGTTACGTTGGAGCTGAGGACTTATGTAGAGCCGAAGTCGGTTAATGGCGGTATTGGACGGAGAATAGTGTGGCAGACTGGCTGAGGGCATGAGAGGGAGTTGCTGGAGCCGTGAGTCTCTTCTAGAacactgttgtttttttgtagTTTCTACCGGAGGCAATTTTGAAAGTCCTGCTATTTTTGTGAATCATTCATGAACAGTGTTGGAGCGAGATACGTTGATTTCATTCTACAAACCAATTGATTGCACTCGACAGTGAACAATAACGTAAGCGATCGTTTTTGAAGGAGTGGTTTATACGTTTTTTCGAGTTTTCTTGTTTTTTCTAAAGAGACTGACGATCGCCTGTGATTAAGATTTGATGTTGGAGagacattcttttttttctttggcgATTTGGATTGCTCGTTTGTGCGTGCTGCATGCGAGCTAAGCTGTGCTGTGTGCGGGCTAAGCTGTGCTGTGTGCGGGCTGAGCTACGCCATTTTAGCTACGCGAGTTTTTTGTTTACCCTGCCATCCTTACGACATCTCATTGTTCTGCCTCAGTTGTTAATCCTGTCATCAGAAATCTTCAAGTCAACGCATCAAAGTCGTCAGAAAGAAGACTGGTATAacagttcaacacacacacggacatttCACTAATACAAACTGTGTTTGAATGTACTAGGGGTCTCAACTGTGAATTTGAACTGTCGATTTGTGAATTCAAGTGTTCTAAGAAACATTTGAGGTGTTAAGAGGTTTTCTTTTAAGTGTTACATTTTATTAAGAGATCCAGAATAACagtttattgtatttttgtaacTTTTTGTTATTTTATCCTATTAAAGGAGATAGGGTAACATAAGGGAGGCAAAATAAATGACCTGTTGTTAAAATTAAGACATCTGACAATATCTTATCAAGTTACCTTGGGGTAGGGGCGTCTCACTGGCACTATTAGGATTAGGTGGGTGGGGATGTGGAGGTAGGCTTGTTTCCACCACATGCACTTCAGGAGGCCACCGTATCAATATACTTATCTGAAGCCTACCTTACTTATTCCTGTAGTACATAATAAAATAGTGTCAGGTAAAACATATACACAGAGTGCATATTGAGACTCAAAGCACTAGAGTGGGGACTAAGCTCCTTTCGCTCTTTAAGTCTTCCAGGGTAACACTCTAATTTCCCCTACAAGGCAagacttacagtgcgttcacactgcagcggagcgggcggcgcgtggcgtcggcttccaattcattttcaatgaaaccaggcgttgacgctcgcgtagggcattgtgggaaggcgagcggagcggagcggagcgttgcaagttggattttctcaactttatgtaaatgaggagcgtgaaaacgctagcgttggccaat contains these protein-coding regions:
- the gsdmea gene encoding gasdermin-E; its protein translation is MFAKATANFVRQIDPDGTLINVSRLNDSDKLVPTALVVKRNRFWFWQRPKYQPSDFTLGHLLLGDTPLCPVVSESEFLTYEGKFGDTLSSKLDAKAGNLSVNLEGRGTTKLQSSFGKLRKQEVDVMKLLQDSNERMLDMQHVLVQQMEKRAEVFAVLKERILTTTACSITETHQGQSSCAGILEVLGNPVEVCVKENGNVQVDSDVALEIPPHTVIAYSLIELEVKKSGNYELCLQPDTLGGFEADSARSSPSQASIDTLCMVDGGQGMEDMTVGRAALSSLQKDLLSLDVHLRPFLALPENTRSALYQRLCEVMMDRTTLTDLEQLLDGWCRDEIHEVPVRWNKSARTLVDLLRQGVAYQTPNTISSLPPLLIAAHLLVSALEALPDDSLSLLVECSHDDLEALNTLVTRLKMNRQALPHESSLLLRHNDTEEHWAEQLSSSCVILRKEIDGLWADIQSQPGSLPLVLCVSVHGLTSLGAGRICKDSWIFIEDMDTFAEATKRFVHQVKGDFIPNTVFHDSNKLLHPTRLVVKIKPRFRFQKPKYCVSDFTLEDLLGDLPYQAEIKTSIFMHDYVLELEKNQKGNVGGGVSQCGGKVEGRGSIKLQTTFGKLDRMELINFMNLKTAIKRKTMIRDPELKKNEKLVIVKERVVTNSSFSINCSDEVDASITGTVNIQWLKMLIAGGHLRKDNTSMKLPEKTVLAYTVKELIELNVKDDDELEADCGTLSAELISNKSINCLAKVLEALPDFEGDLQPLASLPKQTKSSLFGELRGILKDRPTFQRFIEDTVEDWRQSGIRDESVGTLLDHLPTEPMECSYVATELLVSVLDALPNWALNMLANCSSSELQTLNKLVEALKTNHSNPLPSETLPPKLQEGGEYNWATQLLCSASENLHDDGNLFLETGIQPGGLLLVLCIAVQGLTFLGVSV